The genomic region GGCGATCTTCAGCGTCACCTTCTCGCCGCCGCCCGCGATCCACACCGGAATGCCACCCTCCTGGATCGGCAGCGGGCGCACGATCGCGCCGTCGACCTGATAGTGCTTGCCGTCGAGTGTGGCGGTGCCGGTCGACCACGCCTGCCGCATGATGTCCACGCCCTCGTCCAGCGCCCCGAGCCGGTCTCCGATCGCGGGGAAGCCGTAGCCGTACGCACGCCATTCGTGCTCGTACCAGCCGCCGCCGATGCCCATCTCGACCCGGCCGCCCGACACCATGTCGACGGTGGCGGCGACCTTCGCCAGGTACGCCGGGTTGCGGTAGCCCATGCACGTGCACATCTGACCGAGGCGGATGCGATCGGTCGCTGCGGCGAAGGCCGCCATGAGGGTCCACGCCTCGTGCGTCGCCTCTTCGGAGGGAACGGGCACGGTGTGGAAGTGGTCGTAGACCCACAGGGACTCCCAGGGGCCCTGATCGGCGTGCTGGGCGAGCGTGCCCATGACCCTCCAGTGGTCGGCCGTGTCGATGCCGACCAGGTCGTGGCGCCAGCCCTGCGGGATGAAGATTCCGAATCGCATACGGCCAGCCTAGGAGCGCTCCCACTTCCGCCGCCAGGGCGTGAATGCTTCGGCGACGCCTTCCGGCTACGGCGACGCGCGGTCGGTGACGCGGGCGTGCGGCATCCGCGCCCGCATCACGTCGATGGCGGCCGGGTTGTCGTCGACCAGCACGGCGTCACGTCCGAGCGCGGACGCGACAGCCCCGGTCGTGCCGCTGCCGGCGAAAAGGTCCAGCACACGGTCGCCCGGACGGCTCGATGCCTGCACGATCCGCCTCAGGATCCCTTCGGGCTTCTGGGTCGGATAACCGGTCTTCTCCCGACCGGTCGTGGGGACGATCGTGTGCCACCACACGTCGGTGGGGAGCTTGCCGCGCTCGGCCTTCTCGGGGGTGACGAGCCCGGGCGCCATGTAGGGCTCGCGATCGACGGCTTCGGAGTCGAACCAGTACCGGTCCGGGTTCTTGACGTAGACGAGGATCGTGTCGTGCTTGGTCGGCCACCGCCTGCGCGTCTTCGCGCCGAAGTCGTACGCCCAGATCAGCTCGTTGAGGAACCGCTCTCTCCCGAAGAGCGCATCCATCAGCACCTTCGCGTAGTGCGCCTCGCGGTAGTCGAGGTGGAGGTAGAGCGTGCCGTCCTCGGCCAGCAGACGCCAGGCCTCGGCGAGACGCGGCTCGAGGAACCCCCAGTAGTCGTCGAACCGGTCGTCGTAGGCGCGCATGTCGCCGCGCAGCCGCTCGTATTCGCGTCCGTGGAACCCCCTGCGCACGATGCCCGGCTTCTCGCCCGCGGGGCGCGCGGTCTCCACGACGCGTTCACGCGGTCGACCGGTGTTGAACGGCGGGTCCAGGTAGACGAGCGTGAACGATCCGTCGTCGAAGGAGCGGGCGATCTCGAGGTTGTCGCCCTCGTGGATCTCGACGGACACGGACGCGTCGCTCGCCGATTCGAGACCCGCTGGATTCGCCGCTGGGCCGCTCATCCCTCTACAACACCAGATCCGCCCGCGCCCGGGCCGGATTGGTCGTTCCCGGGCGCATCGTGTCGCGTCGCATCAGCTCGAGGAGCGGATCCCCTCGACATACTTCTGCACCATCTCGAACAGCTCCTCGTCGTACGGTCCCCATTCGGGTCGGGGGGTGCCGGGGCCGACGTAGGGCTCGTCCCGGTAGTGCTTCTGGTACTCGGCGAGCTTGACCTCCAGCTGCGCCTTGACGTCGGCGTACGCCGGGTCGTCCGCGACGTTGCGCACCTCGGTGGGGTCGGTGTTCAGGTCGTAGAGCTCCCATTCCGGCTCGAACACCTGGTCCGATGCGCCCGGCACGCCGAGCCCGGCACCGTAGTAGTAGATCAGCTTGTGATCCTTCGTGCGGATGCCGTAGTGCGCGGGCGCGGCATGGATCGGGTCGTCGTGCTCCCAGTAGCGGTAGTACGCCGCATCCGGCCAGTCCTCGACCTCCTCGCCGCGCAGCAGCGGACGGAACGACCGGCCCTGCGAAGTCGGAAGCGCCTGGTCGGGATCCAGCCCGGCGATGTCGAGGAACGTCGCGGCGAAGTCGGTGTTGGTGATGATGGCCTCGCAGCGGGTGCCGGCGGCGATCTCGGCGGGCCACTTCATCAGCATCGGCATCTGCAGGGACTGGTCGAACATCAGCCGCTTGTCGAACCATCCGTGGTCGCCGAGGAAGAAGCCCTGGTCGGAGGTGTAGACCACGAGGGTGTTCTCGGCGAGGCCGTTCTCCTCGAGGTGGTCCAGCAGCCGGCCGACGTTGTCGTCGATGGACTGGATGCACTGCAGGTAGTC from Microbacter sp. GSS18 harbors:
- a CDS encoding LLM class F420-dependent oxidoreductase; the encoded protein is MRFGIFIPQGWRHDLVGIDTADHWRVMGTLAQHADQGPWESLWVYDHFHTVPVPSEEATHEAWTLMAAFAAATDRIRLGQMCTCMGYRNPAYLAKVAATVDMVSGGRVEMGIGGGWYEHEWRAYGYGFPAIGDRLGALDEGVDIMRQAWSTGTATLDGKHYQVDGAIVRPLPIQEGGIPVWIAGGGEKVTLKIAAKYADYTNWSSSPEEFSRKRAIFEDHCAAIGRDPGEVVMSANFNTVVGETEGEVEERLDRIEARIAPYLGEKTEAYMAEYRSRRALVGTIEQVSERLDDLRARGLAYAIHYFPEHAYDRSGVDLFERDVIPAMRSAG
- a CDS encoding site-specific DNA-methyltransferase; the protein is MSVEIHEGDNLEIARSFDDGSFTLVYLDPPFNTGRPRERVVETARPAGEKPGIVRRGFHGREYERLRGDMRAYDDRFDDYWGFLEPRLAEAWRLLAEDGTLYLHLDYREAHYAKVLMDALFGRERFLNELIWAYDFGAKTRRRWPTKHDTILVYVKNPDRYWFDSEAVDREPYMAPGLVTPEKAERGKLPTDVWWHTIVPTTGREKTGYPTQKPEGILRRIVQASSRPGDRVLDLFAGSGTTGAVASALGRDAVLVDDNPAAIDVMRARMPHARVTDRASP